From Thermosipho africanus Ob7, the proteins below share one genomic window:
- the queD gene encoding 6-carboxytetrahydropterin synthase QueD — translation MLLVSKEFTFDAAHNLVKYHGKCEKLHGHTYKLVVTVAGEKDEEGMVIDFLELKRIIKEKVLNRLDHSYINEIIPQPSAENIAEWIWKQLETELHSERYFLYEIKVYETPTSYVTLKKNM, via the coding sequence ATGCTACTAGTTTCAAAAGAGTTTACGTTTGACGCAGCACATAACCTTGTAAAGTATCATGGAAAATGTGAAAAGTTGCATGGACACACATATAAACTAGTAGTTACCGTTGCTGGTGAGAAAGATGAGGAAGGTATGGTTATAGATTTTTTAGAACTAAAGCGTATTATTAAAGAAAAAGTTTTAAATAGATTAGATCATTCATATATAAACGAAATAATTCCACAACCGAGTGCGGAAAATATTGCTGAGTGGATTTGGAAACAATTGGAGACCGAATTACACAGTGAAAGATATTTCTTGTATGAAATAAAAGTATATGAAACGCCTACTTCATACGTAACATTAAAAAAGAATATGTAA